The Hypanus sabinus isolate sHypSab1 chromosome 1, sHypSab1.hap1, whole genome shotgun sequence genome contains a region encoding:
- the LOC132401653 gene encoding uncharacterized protein LOC132401653 has translation MYTIVQQQTQPVPPYHSPMYTIVRQQTQPVPPYHSPMYTIIQQQTQPVPPYHAPMYTIVQQQTQPVPPYHSPMYTIVHQQTQPAPPYHSPMYTIVHQQTQPVPPCHSPLYTIVQQQTQPVLHYHLPMYTIVQQQTQPVPPYHSPMYTIVQQQTQPVPPYHSPMYTIVQQQTQPVPPNHSPMYTIVHQQTQPVPPYHSPMYTIVHQQTQPVPPNHSPMYTIVQQQTQPVPPYHSPMYTVVQQQTQPVPPYHSPMYTVVQQQTQPVPPYHSPMYTVVQQQTQPVPPYHSPMYTVVQQQTQPVPPYHSPMYTIVQQQTQPVPPYHSPMYTIVQQQTQPVPPYHAPMYTIVQQQTQPVPPYHSPMYTIVRQQTQPVPPYHSPMYTIIQQQTQPVPPYHAPMYTIVQQQTQPVPPYHSPMYTIVQQQTQPVPPYHSPMYTIVRQQTQPVPPYHSPMYSIVRQQTQPVPPYHSPMYSIVQQQTQPVPPYHSPMYSIVRQQTQPVPHNHSPMYTIVHQQTQPVPPYHSPMYSIVQQQTQPVPPNHSPMYTIVRQQTQPVPHNHSPMYTIVHQQTQPVPPYHSPMYSIVQQQTQPVPPYHSPMYTIVQQQTQPVLRYHSPMYTIVHQQTQPVPPYHSPMYSIVQQQTQPVPPYHSPMYTIVQQQTQPVLRYHSPMYTIVQLQTQPVPPYHSPMYTIVQQQIQPVPPYHSPMYTIVQLQTQSVPPYHSPIYTIVQQQTQPVPRYHSPMYTIVQQQTQPIPRYHSPMYTIVRQQTQPVPPYHSPM, from the coding sequence ATGTACACCATCGTCCAACAGCAAACACAACCCGTTCCTCCCTACCACTCACCTATGTACACCATCGTCCGTCAGCAAACACAACCCGTTCCTCCCTACCACTCACCTATGTACACCATCATCCAACAGCAAACACAACCCGTTCCTCCCTACCATGCGCCTATGTACACCATCGTCCAACAGCAAACACAACCCGTTCCTCCCTACCACTCACCTATGTACACCATCGTCCATCAGCAAACACAACCCGCTCCTCCCTACCACTCACCTATGTACACCATCGTCCATCAGCAAACACAACCCGTTCCTCCCTGCCACTCACCTCTATACACCATCGTCCAACAGCAAACACAACCCGTTCTACACTACCACTTACCTATGTACACCATCGTCCAACAGCAAACCCAACCCGTTCCTCCCTACCACTCACCTATGTACACCATCGTCCAACAGCAAACACAACCCGTTCCTCCCTACCACTCACCTATGTACACCATCGTCCAACAGCAAACACAACCCGTTCCTCCCAACCACTCACCTATGTACACCATCGTCCACCAGCAAACACAACCCGTTCCTCCCTACCACTCACCTATGTACACCATCGTCCATCAGCAAACACAACCCGTTCCTCCAAACCACTCACCTATGTACACCATCGTCCAACAGCAAACACAACCCGTTCCTCCCTACCACTCACCTATGTACACCGTCGTCCAACAGCAAACACAACCCGTTCCTCCCTACCACTCACCTATGTACACCGTCGTCCAACAGCAAACACAACCCGTTCCTCCCTACCACTCACCTATGTACACCGTCGTCCAACAGCAAACACAACCCGTTCCTCCCTACCACTCACCTATGTACACCGTCGTCCAACAGCAAACACAACCCGTTCCTCCCTACCACTCACCTATGTACACCATCGTCCAACAGCAAACACAACCCGTTCCTCCCTACCACTCACCTATGTACACCATCGTCCAACAGCAAACACAACCCGTTCCTCCCTACCATGCGCCTATGTACACCATCGTCCAACAGCAAACACAACCCGTTCCTCCCTACCACTCACCTATGTACACCATCGTCCGTCAGCAAACACAACCCGTTCCTCCCTACCACTCACCTATGTACACCATCATCCAACAGCAAACACAACCCGTTCCTCCCTACCATGCGCCTATGTACACCATCGTCCAACAGCAAACACAACCCGTTCCTCCCTACCACTCACCTATGTACACCATCGTCCAACAGCAAACACAGCCCGTTCCTCCCTACCACTCACCTATGTACACCATCGTCCGTCAGCAAACACAACCCGTTCCTCCCTACCACTCACCTATGTACAGCATCGTCCGACAGCAAACACAACCCGTTCCTCCCTACCACTCACCTATGTACAGCATCGTCCAACAGCAAACACAACCCGTTCCTCCCTACCACTCACCTATGTACAGCATCGTCCGTCAGCAAACACAACCCGTTCCTCACAACCACTCACCCATGTACACCATCGTCCATCAGCAAACACAACCCGTTCCTCCCTACCACTCACCTATGTACAGCATCGTCCAACAGCAAACACAACCTGTTCCTCCCAACCACTCACCTATGTACACCATCGTCCGTCAGCAAACACAACCCGTTCCTCACAACCACTCACCCATGTACACCATCGTCCATCAGCAAACACAACCCGTTCCTCCCTACCACTCACCTATGTACAGCATCGTCCAACAGCAAACACAACCCGTTCCTCCCTACCACTCACCTATGTACACCATCGTCCAACAGCAAACACAACCTGTTCTACGCTACCACTCACCTATGTACACCATCGTCCATCAGCAAACACAACCCGTTCCTCCCTACCACTCACCTATGTACAGCATCGTCCAACAGCAAACACAACCCGTTCCTCCCTACCACTCACCTATGTACACCATCGTCCAACAGCAAACACAACCCGTTCTACGCTACCACTCACCTATGTACACCATCGTCCAACTGCAAACACAACCCGTTCCTCCCTACCACTCACCTATGTACACCATCGTCCAACAGCAAATACAACCTGTTCCTCCCTACCACTCACCTATGTACACCATCGTCCAACTGCAAACACAATCCGTTCCTCCCTACCACTCACCTATATACACCATCGTCCAACAGCAAACACAACCCGTTCCTCGCTACCACTCACCTATGTACACCATCGTCCAACAGCAAACACAACCCATTCCTCGCTACCACTCTCCTATGTACACCATCGTCCGTCAGCAAACACAACCCGTTCCTCCCTACCACTCACCTATGTAA